Proteins from a genomic interval of Campylobacter concisus:
- a CDS encoding aminotransferase class V-fold PLP-dependent enzyme, translated as MLNIDEVRKNIILKEGLYYFDYTASGLAYKPIEDEILKFLKTYANTHSDSSSSAVLTQKCYENARAELKSLLGLDDSFYLIATGQGATAAIKKFQEIMGIYISPATRVLIGKANLRKLNLPLAIIGPYEHHSVEVSLREGLCDIKRIELDENNEIDYAMLENTLKQNTKRKIIASFSAASNVTGVKTDYKKIYSLIKKYNGILALDVATLSAYENVDCRYFDALFLSPHKLLGGVGSCGLLAIKKELCKNLPTFAAGGTVKYVSRTSHVFTSEVENLEEGGTPPIMQLIRANLAYKLRNEIGLNNIKVAECELGEMFCKELEKIDEVINYCPENLDRLPIFAFNVKGISPYDFAASLSSDFGIQTRAGCDCAGPYGHDLLNLKDNTIFDEKPGWVRVSIHYTHTKEDIKYLINAINSCIKKYKA; from the coding sequence TTGCTAAATATCGATGAAGTAAGAAAAAATATCATTTTAAAAGAGGGTCTTTATTATTTTGACTACACAGCTTCAGGTCTTGCTTATAAGCCCATTGAAGATGAAATTTTAAAATTTTTAAAAACCTACGCAAACACTCACTCAGATAGTAGTTCAAGCGCAGTGCTAACGCAAAAATGCTATGAAAATGCAAGAGCTGAGTTAAAAAGCTTATTGGGCCTTGATGATAGTTTTTATCTTATTGCGACTGGTCAAGGGGCAACGGCTGCGATAAAGAAATTTCAGGAGATAATGGGAATTTATATCTCACCAGCTACAAGAGTTTTGATCGGTAAAGCAAATTTAAGAAAATTAAACTTGCCACTAGCGATCATTGGCCCTTATGAGCATCACTCCGTTGAAGTTAGCTTAAGAGAAGGGCTTTGTGATATAAAACGTATAGAGCTTGATGAAAATAATGAGATAGATTATGCGATGCTTGAGAATACATTAAAGCAAAATACAAAAAGAAAGATAATAGCTAGCTTTAGTGCTGCCTCAAACGTCACTGGCGTTAAAACTGATTATAAAAAAATTTACTCGCTGATTAAAAAATATAATGGTATTTTGGCTCTTGATGTGGCCACTCTTAGTGCTTATGAAAATGTTGATTGCAGATATTTTGACGCACTGTTTCTCTCGCCTCACAAACTACTTGGAGGAGTTGGGAGTTGTGGGCTTTTGGCTATCAAAAAAGAGCTTTGTAAAAATTTGCCTACATTTGCAGCAGGAGGCACAGTCAAGTACGTAAGCAGGACATCGCATGTTTTTACTAGTGAAGTTGAAAATTTAGAAGAGGGCGGTACACCGCCGATAATGCAGCTAATCCGTGCAAATTTAGCCTATAAACTAAGAAACGAAATCGGACTTAATAATATCAAAGTAGCTGAATGTGAGTTAGGCGAGATGTTTTGCAAAGAGCTAGAAAAGATAGATGAGGTGATAAATTATTGCCCTGAAAATTTAGACAGATTACCTATTTTTGCATTTAATGTAAAAGGCATTTCGCCTTATGATTTTGCTGCGAGCCTAAGTAGTGATTTTGGTATACAAACACGCGCAGGCTGTGATTGTGCTGGGCCGTATGGACATGATTTGCTTAATCTAAAAGATAATACCATTTTTGACGAAAAGCCTGGCTGGGTGCGTGTTAGCATTCACTACACGCATACAAAAGAGGATATAAAATATCTTATAAACGCCATAAATTCTTGCATCAAAAAATACAAAGCTTGA
- a CDS encoding FtsW/RodA/SpoVE family cell cycle protein has product MIKLDRRILTHFDFIQPFLIIPIIAISYILVSEANDVLANKQLVYFGIGFVSFCVAFLLPIRRIDWIIPMFYWVCIVLLLSVDLFGVSKLGAKRWLEIPFVHFTLQPSELMKPAFLLMLAYLIKQRPPEANGYGVKDFLKLSFYILLPFALIMKEPDLGTALILLIVGYTILFVIGVNKKIWITIILAIGFLAPVLYENLHDYQKKRIHDFIAEEPSYHVKQSIIAIGSGGLKGKPKDEATQTHFKFLPIATSDFIFAYNIERFGFYGGLFLLGLYGALITHLLSLNYGLKNDYFTQVTTTGIAALIFVYVGVNVSMTIGFAPVVGVPLPFFSYGGSSFVTFMVLFGILQNLLTFRFDRTYSFIKIHF; this is encoded by the coding sequence TTGATAAAACTAGATCGGCGTATTTTAACACATTTTGATTTTATTCAGCCGTTTTTAATAATCCCAATCATAGCCATCTCTTACATCCTAGTTTCCGAAGCAAACGACGTCTTAGCAAACAAACAGCTTGTATATTTTGGTATCGGATTTGTTTCATTTTGTGTCGCATTTTTATTGCCCATTAGGCGTATAGACTGGATCATTCCGATGTTTTACTGGGTCTGCATTGTGCTGCTTTTAAGCGTCGATCTCTTTGGCGTTAGCAAGCTAGGAGCCAAACGCTGGCTAGAAATTCCTTTTGTTCACTTCACACTTCAGCCATCAGAACTGATGAAACCAGCTTTTTTACTAATGCTAGCCTATCTCATCAAACAGCGTCCTCCAGAAGCTAATGGATACGGAGTAAAAGATTTTTTAAAGCTTAGTTTTTACATACTTTTGCCATTTGCGCTCATTATGAAAGAGCCTGATCTTGGCACCGCACTCATACTTTTAATAGTTGGCTACACTATCCTTTTTGTCATCGGCGTAAATAAGAAAATTTGGATCACTATCATCCTTGCAATAGGCTTTTTGGCGCCGGTTTTGTATGAAAATTTGCATGATTATCAGAAAAAGAGGATTCACGATTTTATCGCTGAAGAGCCAAGCTATCACGTCAAACAAAGCATCATCGCCATAGGTAGTGGTGGACTCAAAGGCAAGCCAAAAGATGAGGCAACTCAGACACACTTTAAATTTTTGCCAATCGCCACAAGTGACTTCATCTTTGCCTACAATATCGAGCGTTTTGGCTTTTATGGTGGATTGTTTTTGCTTGGACTTTATGGAGCACTTATAACACATCTTTTAAGTTTAAATTACGGCCTAAAAAACGACTATTTTACGCAAGTTACCACAACGGGGATTGCTGCACTTATTTTCGTTTATGTGGGTGTAAATGTCTCAATGACGATAGGTTTTGCACCAGTTGTAGGTGTGCCGCTACCATTTTTTAGTTACGGCGGAAGTAGTTTTGTTACATTTATGGTGCTTTTTGGAATTTTGCAAAATTTGCTAACTTTTAGATTTGATAGAACTTATAGCTTTATAAAAATTCACTTCTAA
- a CDS encoding RluA family pseudouridine synthase, translated as MVKFNVLNSSRLDVAVAKELQISRNQALNLIKDSLVSVNLKPVSKPSFLLSENDEICVNFAPRKEVQNEYEVNFDIPIIYEDDDLIVLNKPPQIVVHQAPSVKEATLVEWLNKKGFMLSNLNGDVRAGIVHRLDKGTSGAIVVAKNNFTHAKLSEQLSDKSMGRIYLALTDLPLKEDVIIEKPIGRNPNNRLKKAIVADAKFAKSAFVNLLSENGINLIAAKLFTGRTHQIRVHLSSINRHILGDDLYGFKSQGDKISRVMLHAYMLYFIHPRTGKRVEFTAKTYDDFNQIIYKKIPKEIFDEKICPTHIDTIFSSFLGGMRL; from the coding sequence TTGGTTAAATTTAATGTTTTAAACAGCTCAAGACTCGACGTAGCAGTAGCCAAAGAGCTTCAAATTTCACGCAATCAAGCTTTAAATTTGATAAAAGACTCCCTTGTAAGCGTAAATTTAAAACCAGTCTCAAAACCAAGCTTTTTACTGAGCGAAAACGATGAAATTTGCGTAAATTTTGCCCCAAGAAAAGAGGTGCAAAACGAATACGAAGTAAATTTTGACATCCCAATCATCTACGAAGATGACGATCTCATAGTGCTAAACAAGCCCCCACAAATCGTCGTTCATCAAGCTCCGAGTGTAAAAGAGGCGACACTTGTTGAATGGCTAAATAAAAAGGGATTTATGCTCTCAAATTTAAATGGCGATGTAAGAGCTGGCATCGTCCACCGCCTAGATAAGGGTACAAGTGGTGCTATCGTCGTTGCTAAAAACAACTTCACCCATGCAAAACTTAGCGAGCAGCTAAGCGATAAGAGTATGGGGCGAATTTATCTAGCACTCACCGACCTGCCGTTAAAAGAGGATGTCATCATAGAAAAGCCAATCGGCAGAAATCCAAACAATCGCCTAAAAAAAGCGATCGTTGCGGATGCTAAATTTGCAAAAAGTGCCTTTGTAAATTTACTAAGCGAAAATGGCATAAATTTAATAGCAGCAAAACTTTTTACAGGCAGGACTCATCAGATAAGAGTGCACCTATCTAGCATAAACCGCCATATTTTAGGCGATGATTTATACGGATTTAAGAGCCAAGGCGATAAAATAAGCAGGGTTATGCTTCACGCTTATATGCTTTATTTTATCCATCCAAGAACTGGCAAAAGGGTAGAATTTACCGCAAAAACGTATGATGACTTTAACCAGATAATTTACAAAAAAATTCCCAAGGAGATTTTTGATGAAAAAATTTGCCCTACGCATATTGACACCATTTTTAGCAGCTTTCTTGGCGGGATGCGGCTCTAG
- a CDS encoding fibronectin type III domain-containing protein — translation MKKFALRILTPFLAAFLAGCGSSVPTQQSMSLPTITSLKTISDMTEVGFEWNPVTDESVVGYYLYRSNPNDANSKMQLVANIKDRFATHYVDRNLAPETTYSYQMRTYSSNAISQPGTIATATTKPLLDSVPFSQAITGLPGRVKVIWRPHPDSTVASYIIQRSDAGANKFSQIAEVNGRLNAEYIDTEVKPGKSYEYRILVKTSSGVVSKPSQNISATTKELP, via the coding sequence ATGAAAAAATTTGCCCTACGCATATTGACACCATTTTTAGCAGCTTTCTTGGCGGGATGCGGCTCTAGCGTACCGACTCAGCAAAGCATGTCACTACCTACGATTACAAGTTTAAAAACTATTTCAGATATGACAGAAGTTGGCTTCGAGTGGAATCCGGTAACAGATGAGAGCGTCGTTGGCTACTATCTTTACCGCTCAAATCCAAATGATGCAAACTCAAAAATGCAACTAGTTGCAAACATAAAAGACCGCTTTGCAACGCACTATGTGGACCGCAATCTAGCTCCAGAGACAACCTACTCGTACCAAATGAGAACCTACTCAAGTAACGCCATCTCTCAACCGGGCACGATCGCAACAGCAACCACAAAGCCGCTACTTGACTCAGTACCGTTTTCGCAAGCTATTACAGGGCTTCCAGGACGTGTAAAAGTGATCTGGAGACCACATCCTGATAGCACCGTGGCAAGCTATATTATTCAAAGAAGTGATGCAGGAGCTAATAAATTTAGTCAAATCGCAGAGGTAAATGGCAGACTAAATGCTGAATATATCGACACTGAGGTAAAACCTGGTAAGTCTTATGAGTATAGAATTTTAGTTAAAACTTCTTCAGGCGTTGTTTCAAAACCAAGCCAAAACATAAGTGCAACGACAAAGGAGTTACCCTAA
- the trmB gene encoding tRNA (guanosine(46)-N7)-methyltransferase TrmB, translating to MPNFIASSLKELSFPFGNDKVKFLWQANGRNERLIYTKNEEESFFLVVKPGKNGVVVKGEKLTKPAKVGLLQEALELFKEQNCNDVISQAFAVKKTNLTKKVSEILSLEEFVPAFCELKDKFDQIFIEIGFGSGRHLLYQAKNNPNALVIGIEVYKPSIEQVAKLAKANDLENVRLINTDARLLLSLIGSNLVDRVFLHFPVPWDKAEHRRVVSSAFALECERILKLGGKFELRTDSKEYCDFSLSKFLEPTNSKIEAFKNRNLEVTSKYEDRWRRQDKDIYDVIYTCEIESSESVLAGDFSFKEKTSVKNIIKNFKNFIIKKEDYFLHFEEIYIINEDEILLKVAFGAFNKPEQCFIKISDEKSEYFIKKPILIRENLAAHELLKEYLADARDN from the coding sequence ATGCCAAATTTCATCGCTTCGTCTTTAAAAGAGCTCTCGTTTCCATTTGGTAATGACAAAGTCAAATTTCTTTGGCAGGCAAATGGGCGAAACGAGAGGCTCATCTACACAAAAAATGAAGAAGAGAGCTTTTTTCTAGTTGTAAAGCCCGGTAAAAATGGCGTTGTTGTAAAGGGAGAGAAGCTTACAAAGCCAGCTAAAGTTGGTCTTTTGCAAGAGGCACTGGAGCTTTTTAAAGAGCAAAATTGCAATGATGTAATCAGCCAAGCATTTGCTGTAAAAAAGACAAATTTGACTAAAAAAGTGAGTGAAATTTTAAGCCTTGAAGAATTTGTGCCAGCATTTTGCGAGCTAAAAGATAAATTTGATCAAATTTTTATAGAGATCGGCTTTGGTTCTGGTAGACACTTACTTTATCAAGCCAAAAACAATCCAAATGCCTTAGTTATCGGCATAGAGGTCTATAAGCCAAGTATCGAGCAAGTAGCAAAGCTAGCTAAGGCAAATGACCTAGAAAACGTGCGTCTAATAAACACCGACGCCAGACTTTTACTCTCGCTTATTGGCTCAAATTTAGTCGATAGGGTATTTTTACATTTTCCAGTGCCATGGGATAAAGCAGAGCATAGACGTGTGGTCTCGTCGGCATTTGCACTTGAATGCGAGAGGATACTAAAGCTTGGCGGTAAATTTGAGTTAAGGACTGACAGCAAGGAGTATTGCGACTTTAGCTTGAGTAAATTTTTAGAGCCTACAAACTCAAAAATAGAAGCTTTTAAAAATAGAAATTTAGAAGTAACTAGTAAGTATGAAGACCGCTGGAGACGCCAAGATAAGGATATTTATGATGTTATTTATACTTGTGAGATTGAAAGTAGCGAGAGTGTTTTAGCTGGAGATTTTAGCTTTAAAGAAAAGACAAGCGTAAAAAATATCATTAAAAATTTTAAAAATTTTATCATCAAAAAAGAAGATTATTTTTTACATTTCGAAGAAATTTATATCATAAATGAAGATGAAATTTTGCTAAAAGTTGCTTTTGGAGCATTTAATAAACCCGAGCAATGTTTTATCAAAATAAGCGATGAGAAAAGCGAATATTTTATAAAAAAACCGATATTAATTCGTGAGAATTTAGCTGCACACGAGCTTTTGAAGGAGTATTTGGCTGATGCAAGAGATAATTAG
- a CDS encoding cell division ATP-binding protein FtsE, protein MQEIISARNLSLAYERDEIVINSVNLDIYANDFVFITGKSGSGKSTLLKSFYGEISPLAGELNVCMTQMDDIDDKRLCELRQRVGIIFQNYRLINEWNVERNVMLPLIIKGINQNVSKKQVAKLLKHVNMLHKADKYPRELSGGEQQRVAMARALAHNPNLLLCDEPTGNLDEYSSDVIWSLLKSAREFLGTSVVVVTHHIPSTLRIPYRHFVIENGGVHEIA, encoded by the coding sequence ATGCAAGAGATAATTAGTGCAAGAAATTTGAGCCTAGCTTATGAACGCGATGAAATCGTAATTAATAGCGTCAATTTAGATATTTATGCAAATGATTTTGTCTTTATCACAGGCAAGAGTGGAAGTGGAAAAAGCACACTTTTAAAATCATTTTATGGAGAAATTTCACCTCTTGCTGGAGAGCTAAATGTCTGCATGACACAAATGGACGACATCGATGATAAAAGGCTTTGTGAGCTTAGGCAGCGAGTTGGCATTATATTTCAAAATTATCGTTTGATAAATGAATGGAATGTGGAAAGAAACGTTATGTTGCCCCTCATCATCAAAGGCATCAATCAAAATGTGAGCAAAAAGCAAGTGGCTAAACTTTTAAAACATGTAAATATGCTTCATAAAGCCGATAAATATCCTCGTGAGCTAAGTGGTGGTGAGCAGCAAAGAGTTGCCATGGCAAGAGCTCTAGCGCACAATCCAAATTTGCTCTTATGCGACGAGCCAACGGGAAATTTAGACGAATACTCGAGCGACGTCATCTGGTCACTTTTAAAATCAGCTAGGGAATTTTTAGGCACAAGCGTCGTTGTGGTGACTCATCACATTCCCTCAACGCTTCGTATCCCATACCGCCACTTTGTTATAGAAAATGGAGGCGTGCATGAGATCGCTTAA
- a CDS encoding FtsX-like permease family protein, with protein MRSLKNHLGFILPLIALLFSVQFSITADKVVRDYERLMGNDYNIVIVSSKELSEPVLKAIVSNLASLESLSPQKIIDRLSNDISAKNLSILQNALPKFYSLKLSEFPTPQYMDELKQKLLKFDGITKVETFSKTHDKVFKILNLAKSISYAFMAILCVVGLMLMLKQAKIWLFEHRERIEIMTLFGAPFWLKSAMLYKSAMVDSLVATVAVGAFFFFLPGIEIFRENAASIDVILPSLDPSRDIFILFGVAMFLSIFAVSLVMSKARKSTI; from the coding sequence ATGAGATCGCTTAAAAATCATCTTGGATTTATCCTGCCGCTAATCGCGCTTTTGTTTTCCGTGCAGTTTAGTATAACTGCCGATAAGGTTGTGAGAGATTATGAAAGGCTCATGGGAAATGACTACAACATCGTCATAGTTTCAAGTAAAGAGCTAAGTGAGCCCGTGCTAAAGGCGATCGTGAGTAATCTAGCTAGCCTCGAGTCACTAAGTCCGCAAAAAATAATCGACCGCCTTTCAAATGACATCTCTGCTAAAAATTTATCCATACTGCAAAATGCGCTACCTAAATTTTACTCACTAAAACTTAGCGAATTCCCGACACCGCAGTACATGGATGAGCTAAAGCAAAAGCTTTTAAAATTTGATGGGATCACAAAGGTTGAGACATTTTCAAAGACTCACGATAAGGTCTTTAAAATACTAAATTTAGCCAAAAGTATATCGTATGCTTTTATGGCGATACTTTGTGTTGTTGGGCTTATGCTTATGCTTAAGCAGGCTAAAATTTGGCTATTTGAGCATAGGGAGCGCATTGAGATTATGACGCTTTTTGGAGCACCTTTTTGGCTAAAATCAGCCATGCTTTACAAATCAGCCATGGTTGATAGCCTAGTTGCTACCGTTGCAGTTGGTGCATTTTTCTTTTTCTTGCCGGGCATTGAAATTTTTAGAGAAAATGCCGCAAGCATTGATGTGATATTGCCTAGTCTTGATCCTTCAAGGGATATTTTTATTTTATTTGGCGTGGCTATGTTTTTAAGTATTTTTGCTGTTAGTTTAGTGATGAGTAAGGCTAGAAAAAGCACGATATGA
- a CDS encoding murein hydrolase activator EnvC family protein — MRKVIFIFLLAFSLAFASNTKEKIKDSKNSLRSSQAMSEQLSKKLDDLAGDIVNGEKKLRGISGDITNLKGQISVLETNASKALIELDDLTKQNKELERTQKELEQNMIRIIAEDLSFDLLMSATEGKQSEESIISSQILTKLNAITKEDFKRLSQNYEDTIEKIKNKSNKISEINSSIKNYRRKQSDLQNLESTQKNTINGLKRDKEIYSKKLAKLQAQQDELRKTLEQLAIMQKQEDEAARAAREKQEKAAASKGSKKGEKSQPMGGGYQTSSVKKYSGAKTIAPLDSYTVKQKFGNYVDPIYNIKIFNESVTLRSTTSDAKVKSVLNGKVVFAKATPMLENVVIIENENGIHTIYAHLSQIAPTVKVGSVVQKGYVIGRVRNDLTFEVTQRNYHIDPLEMISK, encoded by the coding sequence ATGAGAAAAGTAATTTTTATATTTTTGCTAGCTTTTAGTCTAGCTTTTGCGTCAAATACCAAAGAGAAGATCAAAGATTCCAAAAACTCGCTAAGATCGAGTCAGGCGATGAGCGAGCAGCTTAGTAAAAAGCTAGATGATTTGGCTGGTGATATCGTAAATGGCGAGAAAAAACTTCGCGGTATAAGTGGCGATATCACAAATTTAAAGGGTCAAATTTCAGTCCTTGAGACAAATGCTTCAAAAGCACTTATTGAGCTTGATGACCTAACGAAACAAAACAAAGAGCTAGAACGCACACAAAAAGAGCTAGAGCAAAATATGATAAGGATCATCGCAGAAGATTTGTCGTTTGATCTTTTGATGTCTGCAACTGAGGGCAAGCAAAGCGAGGAGAGCATCATCTCATCTCAAATTTTAACCAAGCTAAATGCTATTACAAAAGAGGATTTTAAAAGACTTAGCCAGAACTATGAAGATACGATTGAGAAGATAAAAAATAAATCAAACAAAATAAGCGAGATAAACTCAAGTATTAAAAACTATAGACGCAAACAAAGCGACCTGCAAAATTTAGAAAGTACGCAGAAAAATACTATAAATGGGCTCAAGCGAGATAAGGAAATTTATAGCAAAAAGCTAGCCAAGCTTCAAGCCCAGCAAGATGAGCTAAGAAAGACGCTAGAACAGCTTGCTATCATGCAAAAACAAGAAGATGAAGCCGCACGTGCTGCTAGAGAAAAACAAGAAAAAGCAGCTGCAAGCAAAGGTAGTAAAAAAGGTGAGAAGAGCCAGCCAATGGGTGGAGGCTATCAAACAAGCTCAGTCAAAAAATATTCAGGTGCAAAGACAATCGCTCCTCTTGATAGCTACACCGTAAAGCAAAAATTTGGAAATTACGTAGATCCGATATATAACATCAAAATTTTTAATGAGTCAGTCACGCTTCGCTCAACCACGTCAGATGCCAAGGTCAAAAGCGTGCTAAATGGCAAAGTGGTCTTTGCAAAAGCAACTCCGATGCTTGAAAATGTAGTCATCATTGAAAACGAAAATGGCATCCACACGATCTATGCTCACCTAAGTCAGATCGCACCGACGGTTAAGGTAGGCTCAGTTGTGCAAAAAGGCTACGTTATAGGCCGAGTTAGAAACGATCTAACCTTTGAAGTGACGCAAAGAAACTACCACATCGATCCACTTGAGATGATCTCAAAATAG
- the pyrH gene encoding UMP kinase, with protein MSKRKRVLVKFSGEALAGENGFGIDTAVLKFIANEIKELVENGIEVGIVIGGGNIIRGVSAAKDGIIKRTSGDHMGMLATVINSIAMREALERSGLEVRVQSAIKMEAICETFIVGRAQRHLEKGRVVIFAAGTGNPFFTTDTAATLRAIEIGSDMIIKATKVDGVYDKDPKKFKDAKLLKSLNYEKAMSDDIKVMDDTAIALAKDNSLPILVCNMFKAGNLLKIINEEEAALYSVVK; from the coding sequence ATGAGTAAAAGAAAACGCGTATTGGTTAAATTTTCAGGCGAAGCTTTAGCGGGAGAGAATGGTTTTGGCATAGATACGGCGGTGCTTAAATTTATAGCAAATGAGATAAAAGAGCTTGTCGAAAATGGTATCGAGGTTGGCATCGTAATAGGTGGTGGCAACATTATACGTGGTGTGAGTGCCGCAAAAGATGGCATCATCAAACGAACGAGTGGCGATCACATGGGCATGCTAGCAACTGTTATAAATTCGATCGCAATGCGTGAAGCTTTAGAACGAAGTGGGCTAGAGGTAAGAGTGCAAAGTGCAATCAAAATGGAAGCGATCTGTGAGACTTTCATCGTGGGACGTGCGCAGCGCCATTTAGAAAAAGGCAGAGTTGTCATCTTTGCTGCAGGTACCGGCAATCCTTTCTTTACAACTGATACGGCAGCTACTTTAAGAGCTATTGAAATCGGCTCAGATATGATCATAAAAGCTACAAAGGTTGATGGCGTTTATGATAAAGACCCTAAAAAATTCAAAGATGCAAAACTTTTAAAATCACTAAACTATGAAAAGGCAATGAGCGATGATATCAAGGTTATGGACGATACTGCCATAGCTTTAGCTAAAGATAACTCACTGCCGATTTTGGTTTGTAATATGTTTAAGGCTGGAAATTTATTAAAAATAATAAATGAAGAAGAAGCAGCCCTATACTCAGTAGTAAAATAA
- a CDS encoding DNA-directed RNA polymerase subunit omega, whose translation MRTEQITARALKQVGDDRYKLSLIVAKRAEALANGAVVLVEADTSKMKFADIALLEVAEGKIGLEAIVEGK comes from the coding sequence ATGAGAACAGAACAAATAACAGCAAGAGCGTTAAAACAGGTTGGTGATGATAGATATAAACTTTCACTTATCGTAGCAAAGCGTGCAGAAGCACTAGCAAATGGAGCAGTAGTGCTTGTAGAAGCCGATACTTCAAAGATGAAATTTGCTGACATTGCGCTACTTGAAGTAGCTGAGGGTAAAATAGGCTTAGAGGCAATAGTTGAAGGAAAATAG